Proteins from a genomic interval of Candidatus Woesearchaeota archaeon:
- a CDS encoding helicase-related protein → MARRSRHVSEEGGKDSFASGNFEKISKIHSDSSLDIIEDTVLKGKQALVFANSKPRAEKAAEMVSKILKPTPEESAKLNSIAEDILNAFSKPTKQCERLASCVKKGAAFHHAGLAQKQRELVEDSFRNRIIKIICCTPTLAYGLDLPAYRVVVKDLKRFGHRGMDWIPTLEIQQMFGRAGRPNYDTVGQAVCLAKDEIEGKEIWKRFISGKPEEIYSKLAVEPVLRTYLLSLIATGFVSSQKTIYSFFEKTFWAHQFRDMGLLKATINKMLALLSSWKFIESQGDEFSSEDYFVSADTIGKEGKNDSISATELGKRVAELYIDPLTASHLIECMKNASDTSAKSACELSFLHMISNTLEMYPLLNVKVKEYEDIEKVLLEKGEILLEKEPAMYDDDYELFLKALKTALMFQDWLDEKSEEYLLETYDIRPGELSVKRDTADWLLYSADEISQILKMRKVSSELKKLRIRMKYGAREELLPLLRLEHIGRVRARALYNNRIRDIGDLKNADITTLIEILGKKTAVDVKKQVGQEFSEDKLKVKENKRKGQINLNDFSP, encoded by the coding sequence ATGGCAAGGCGCTCAAGGCACGTTTCTGAGGAAGGAGGAAAAGATTCCTTTGCTTCTGGAAATTTTGAGAAGATTTCCAAAATTCACAGTGATTCCTCTCTTGACATAATTGAGGATACTGTTCTGAAGGGCAAGCAGGCGCTTGTTTTTGCAAATTCCAAGCCGCGCGCAGAGAAAGCAGCTGAAATGGTCTCAAAAATACTTAAGCCAACTCCTGAGGAAAGCGCAAAGCTCAATTCCATTGCAGAGGATATTTTAAATGCCTTTTCAAAGCCCACAAAGCAGTGCGAAAGGCTTGCATCCTGCGTAAAGAAAGGCGCTGCGTTCCATCACGCAGGGCTTGCCCAGAAGCAGCGCGAGCTTGTTGAGGACTCATTCCGGAACAGGATTATAAAGATAATCTGCTGCACCCCGACCCTGGCATACGGGCTTGACCTTCCTGCATACAGGGTTGTTGTGAAGGACCTGAAAAGATTCGGGCACAGGGGAATGGACTGGATTCCAACCCTTGAAATCCAGCAGATGTTTGGAAGGGCTGGGCGCCCGAACTACGACACTGTCGGGCAGGCAGTCTGCCTTGCAAAGGACGAAATAGAAGGGAAGGAGATTTGGAAAAGGTTCATCTCAGGAAAGCCAGAGGAGATTTACTCAAAGCTTGCAGTTGAGCCGGTTCTTAGGACATACCTTCTCAGCCTTATCGCCACAGGATTTGTCAGCAGCCAAAAGACAATATACAGTTTTTTTGAAAAAACCTTCTGGGCTCACCAGTTCCGGGACATGGGGCTCCTCAAGGCAACAATAAACAAGATGCTTGCGCTTCTTTCCTCCTGGAAATTCATAGAAAGCCAGGGCGATGAATTTTCATCAGAAGATTATTTTGTGTCTGCAGACACAATCGGGAAAGAGGGAAAAAATGATTCCATAAGCGCAACAGAGCTTGGAAAAAGGGTTGCTGAGCTTTACATAGACCCGCTTACAGCAAGCCATCTTATAGAATGCATGAAAAATGCGTCAGATACATCTGCCAAAAGCGCCTGCGAGCTCTCTTTCCTGCACATGATTTCAAACACCCTTGAGATGTATCCTCTTCTGAATGTAAAAGTTAAGGAGTATGAGGACATTGAGAAGGTGCTCCTTGAGAAGGGAGAGATTCTGCTTGAAAAGGAGCCTGCAATGTATGATGATGATTATGAGCTCTTCCTTAAGGCATTGAAAACTGCGCTTATGTTCCAGGACTGGCTTGATGAGAAGAGCGAGGAATACCTTCTTGAGACATATGACATACGCCCCGGCGAGCTTTCAGTTAAAAGGGACACTGCAGACTGGCTCCTGTATTCTGCAGACGAGATTTCCCAGATCCTGAAAATGAGAAAGGTTTCTTCAGAGCTGAAAAAATTAAGGATTAGGATGAAATACGGGGCAAGGGAGGAGCTTCTCCCTCTGCTGCGCCTTGAGCACATCGGAAGAGTCAGGGCAAGAGCGCTATACAATAACAGGATAAGAGACATCGGTGATTTGAAAAATGCAGACATCACAACCCTGATTGAGATTCTTGGGAAGAAAACTGCAGTTGATGTTAAAAAGCAGGTTGGGCAGGAGTTCTCAGAGGACAAATTAAAGGTCAAGGAGAACAAGAGAAAGGGGCAGATTAACCTGAATGATTTTTCCCCCTGA
- a CDS encoding pseudouridine synthase: MIERVQKIIANAGLMSRRKADLLVSEGRVTINDRKAIVGDKADSERDVIAIDGKRIRRERKEYIIFNKPKFVICSMEKLQKGKSILSYIKIKERIYPAGRLDFDSEGLVFLTNDGELTNLIMHPRYETEKEYLVDIDTQITDEHLESLRKGIMLEDGMTWPVKISTVSGSRTSLDLIMHEGRKGQIKRMFSSLGYYVKRLLRIRIGNILLGKLESGKHRNLSEDEIEKLRILILKSGKLKPAAEKTLAEKPDAPEDKAGEKEIYAAPFGNKPNSESRSKINNDEINHNEISNNPINHNPVSNNSPNALKNSSAKKPKAAMNKILRGKNHSG, translated from the coding sequence ATGATTGAAAGAGTCCAGAAAATAATTGCAAATGCGGGATTGATGTCCAGAAGGAAGGCTGACCTCCTTGTAAGCGAGGGGCGCGTAACAATAAATGACAGGAAGGCAATAGTCGGGGACAAGGCTGACTCTGAAAGGGATGTCATTGCAATAGACGGCAAAAGAATAAGGCGGGAAAGGAAGGAATACATAATATTCAACAAGCCCAAGTTTGTAATCTGCAGCATGGAGAAGCTCCAGAAGGGAAAAAGCATCCTCAGCTACATAAAGATAAAAGAGAGGATATACCCTGCAGGGCGGCTTGATTTTGACTCAGAGGGGCTTGTCTTTCTTACAAATGACGGCGAGCTTACAAACCTCATCATGCACCCAAGGTATGAAACAGAGAAGGAATACCTTGTTGACATAGACACGCAGATAACAGATGAGCACCTGGAAAGCCTGAGAAAAGGGATAATGCTTGAGGACGGGATGACCTGGCCAGTGAAAATAAGCACAGTTTCAGGCAGCAGAACATCCCTTGATTTAATAATGCATGAAGGCAGGAAGGGGCAGATAAAAAGGATGTTTTCATCCCTCGGCTATTATGTAAAGAGGCTCCTCAGAATAAGAATAGGAAACATCCTTTTGGGAAAGCTTGAATCAGGCAAGCACAGGAACCTTTCCGAAGATGAAATTGAAAAATTAAGAATCCTAATCCTCAAATCCGGCAAGTTAAAACCTGCGGCTGAAAAAACTTTGGCTGAAAAGCCAGATGCTCCAGAGGATAAAGCAGGAGAAAAGGAGATTTATGCAGCTCCTTTTGGGAATAAGCCAAACAGCGAAAGCCGCAGCAAAATAAATAACGATGAAATTAATCATAATGAAATCAGCAATAATCCAATTAATCATAATCCTGTCAGCAATAATTCCCCAAATGCCTTAAAGAATTCTTCAGCAAAAAAGCCAAAGGCAGCAATGAATAAAATTCTCAGGGGGAAAAATCATTCAGGTTAA